A region of the Mus caroli chromosome 7, CAROLI_EIJ_v1.1, whole genome shotgun sequence genome:
AAGTCACAGGGAAGAAATAATACCAGCTACAGGAACCACCCCTCCTGGGCGCATCCCTTCCATAGGGAAGGATGCAAAGCCTGCCTAGTCAGTGTGTTGAAGTGGGAACCAAGAACCTTAGTTTCCTCTTTCAGCCCTTCACCTCACTGTAAGGAGGGGCTGTCTCACCTTGCAAGTGTCTTTGcctccatccatctctcctgCACACAGCATGGTGTCGGTCACCTTCTCTATGTGGGCTTTGGCACAGTCCTCATTAGGCAGGAGCTTGAGGTTCACACAGTAGAGATCATCGGTGAACTGGACTGTgaatggggaggaaagagggtgATGATCAGAGCCCCACTCAGTCCTTTCAGCTGCTCCTCCTCACCCAGCTATGTGGCTTGGACCAGACTCACATTTGGTGGGTGTCATGCTGCCCCAGCCTGAGGCTAGGCATGTGCTCCCCAGCTTGGGCTCCTCAGTGGGCAGGGCGATGGGCTTCACAGCATCTGTGATGTCAGCTGGCTCGCTGAGACGGAGCAGCATCAGGTCATTGCTGTAGTCATATTCAAGAAATCGAATGTGGTTCCTCATGAGGCTCATGTTGAAGCCAGGGTGAGGGATGCCTTTGCTGACAAATCGGTGCTGAGCAGATGGTTCATCCTTGAATAGGTTGTTTTTGCCCAGCCAAACCTTGTAGTTGCTAGAGTGCATGGAAGGAGATGGAGGTATTGAGAGAGGTAACCACAGAGATTgggcaggggaaaggggggaggagggatggaggcagaagaaagactcaaagacagaaacatgggaagacagagagagagagagagagagagagagagagagagagagagagagagagagagagaacacacacacacacacgtagagaagagggggcagggaggtggtTCAGGTCTGAGAGCTGCTCAGGTGCAGCTAGGACAGGGCTGAACTACCCCAGCAGGTAAGGCCTGGCCTGCAGCCCAAGGTCTgagctctcccctccctctccagcaTCCAGCTCTCTCTGTACTCAGTTACCTCACCCAGCTCCAGTTCTGACCAGcccttctctgtgtgtcctcAGAGTGGACAGAAGGTCCTAAAGGCAGAGCTGCTCTGAGGAGAGTGAGGACTTCTCTCACAGCCTACCTTCAGGGACAGCACGTTCTATCCTCAAGGGCCCTTTAGGTCTTGTTCCCACCATGGTCAGAAGTGATAAAAGAGGACACATGAGGTCCAGA
Encoded here:
- the LOC110298255 gene encoding kallikrein 1-related peptidase b3 isoform X1, with product MWFLILFLALSLGGIDAAPPVHSRIVGGFKCEKNSQPWHVAVYRYTQYLCGGVLLDANWVLTAAHCYDDNYKVWLGKNNLFKDEPSAQHRFVSKGIPHPGFNMSLMRNHIRFLEYDYSNDLMLLRLSEPADITDAVKPIALPTEEPKLGSTCLASGWGSMTPTKFQFTDDLYCVNLKLLPNEDCAKAHIEKVTDTMLCAGEMDGGKDTCKGDSGGPLICDGVLQGITSWGHTPCGEPDMPGVYTKLNKFTSWIKDTMAKNP
- the LOC110298255 gene encoding kallikrein 1-related peptidase b3 isoform X2: MWFLILFLALSLGGIDAAPPVHSRIVGGFKCEKNSQPWHVAVYRYTQYLCGGVLLDANWVLTAAHCYDEAGSNYKVWLGKNNLFKDEPSAQHRFVSKGIPHPGFNMSLMRNHIRFLEYDYSNDLMLLRLSEPADITDAVKPIALPTEEPKLGSTCLASGWGSMTPTKFQFTDDLYCVNLKLLPNEDCAKAHIEKVTDTMLCAGEMDGGKDTCKGDSGGPLICDGVLQGITSWGHTPCGEPDMPGVYTKLNKFTSWIKDTMAKNP